AGCTCAAGGCGGACTTCGCCTTCCGCTACATGGACGCCATCGAGGATCTGGACAAGCTCGACACCGACGAGAAGCGCCAGCAGTTCGTCCTGAACCTCATCTGCTTCGCGGCCTGCATCGAGGGGCTGTTCTTCTTCGGGTCCTTCGCCTACGTCTACTTCCTGCGCAGCAAGGGCTTGCTGCCTGGTCTTGCGACGGCGACCAACTGGGTCTTCCGGGACGAGAGCATGCACATCACCGCCGCCATGAAGGCGCTCGAAGCCATCCGTCTCGAGTACCCGCACCTCTTCGGGCCGGAGCTCGAAGGACTGATCCACCGCATGCTGGACGAAGCCATCGCGGTCGAGCTCCAGTTCTGCGAGGATGCCCTCCAGTTCGGCATCACCGGCTTGACCAAGGGTCAGATGACCCAGTACCTCCAGCACTGCGCGGACCTGCGCCTGCAGGAGATGGGCTTCACACCGCGCTACCGGGTCTCGAACCCCTTCCCCTTCATGGCGCTGCAGGACGTCCAGCCCCTGACCAACTTCTTCGAGAAGCGCGTCACGGAGTACCAGAAGGGCTTCGACCTCAAGATCGAAAAGATCAGCTTCGAGGAAGCGTTCTAGATGAAAAGGCGCCCCCCACGATAACGTGGGGGGCGCCTTTTTTCTGGTAAAGGGGACGCGCTAGGCGAGCCCCAGAGCTGCGCGCGCCTCTTGGGCCACTTGCAGTGCCGTCTGGGGGCTGGTGTGGCTTTCCCAGATGAGCCGGTTCTTCAAGAGGGCGAAGGCGAAGCCGGTCTCGGGATCCGCGAAGCCGATGCTGCCCCCGGCACCCGGATGCCCGAAGGCCCGCCGCCGCTCGCTCATCGGTGAGCCCGAGGTGCCGAGGAAGTAGCCGAGCGCCTTGGGGATGGTCTCGTCCAGCACCGGGTCAAGGGCGTCGAACTGGAGCGCGGTGGCCGCCGCCATGCGCTCGGGGGTGAACAGGCGCACGCCATCCACCTCGCCGATCAAGGACGCGTACATCTTGGCCAGGGCCCGCGCCGTCATGACGCCGCCTGCAGCCGGGATCGAGGCCTGACGAACGTCCGGGCGGTTGTAGACCTTGGGCGACGGAGTCACCGCGATGGGAATTGCCTTGAGGATCAGGGCGTCCACCGACATGGCCTTCTTGCGGATGGGACCGCTCTCAAGGATGGCGACCTCGCCGTCACGCTCGGCGGGTACTCCGAAGTACAGGCGCTCGAGGCCCAGAGGGGCGGCGATTTCCTCTTGGACGAAATGCCCGAGAAGGCGACCGTCCACGCGGCGCAGCACCTCGCCGAGAATCCAGCCGAAGGTCATGGCGTGGTAGCCCGACTGAGTCCCCGGCGTCCAGAGCGGCGCGTAGGAGGCGATCGCCTCGCAGATCCGGTCCCAGTCGCCCAGGCTCTCGGGGGTGATCCAGCCCGGCATCTGGGGGATGCCCGCCGAGTGCGAGAGGACCTGTCGCAGGGTCACGTCCCCCTTGCCGTTGGCGGCGAACTGCGGCCAGAACTTCGCGATGCGGTCATCGTACGAGAGGCCGGCCTCCTCCACCATGAGGTGGATCGCCGTGGCGGTGACGCCCTTGCTCGCCGAGAACGCCAGAAACAGGGTGTCCGGGGTGACTTCGCGGCCGGTAGCGGCATCCGCCACGCCCGAGGTGGCATCGATCACGAGCTCGCCGTTCAGGTAGGCCGCCACCTGCAACCCGCGCTCCGCGCCGCTCTCGGTCAGGCGATCGAGTAGGCTCTGGACCCGTGCCTGTGCGTCGTTTCGAATTTCCAGCGAGAGCATGGGGACGTCATCCTTTCCGGGGAGCCGAGAGGTGGCCGCGATTCGCCGTTGCCACTTGTGATTTCATTTACTTTCTCTAGGATAGTCCCACACTGGGCGACTTTCCAGGCCTGGTTTCGAAAAGGAGGTCTCGATGGCGATGATGAACCTCACGAAAATCAATGCTTCGCGCTCAGAGCACGGCGCTCAGGGCCAGGCCCTGCTCGCAAAGGGCAACACGGTCGCCATGCGCCTCTGGCAGGACGAGCAGCCCGGCCTGGACAAGCCCATGAGCCGTCGCGACTACGAAACGGTCGGCTACGTCCTCAAGGGCAAGGCCGAGTTGCACATCGAAGAGCAGATGCTCGTGCTCGAACCGGGTGACTCCTGGGTCGTGCCCCGCGGCGCGGCGCACACCTACAAGATCCTCGAGACCTTCTCGGCCATCGAGGCCACCTCGCCGCCCGCCACCCAATGAAAAGAAAAGGGGAGGCGCATGCGCGCCTCCCCTCGACCTCGAA
This genomic window from bacterium contains:
- a CDS encoding ribonucleotide-diphosphate reductase subunit beta yields the protein MLLDPHLELTLRPMRYPQFFQLYRDSLKNIWTTDEIDFSVDIAHLRDRISPQEAHLIKRLVAFFATADNIVAHNLVLNLYKHVNSPEFRMFLGKQLFDEMLHVETYLLLVDTYLPDPDERAEAFTAYQNIPSVKLKADFAFRYMDAIEDLDKLDTDEKRQQFVLNLICFAACIEGLFFFGSFAYVYFLRSKGLLPGLATATNWVFRDESMHITAAMKALEAIRLEYPHLFGPELEGLIHRMLDEAIAVELQFCEDALQFGITGLTKGQMTQYLQHCADLRLQEMGFTPRYRVSNPFPFMALQDVQPLTNFFEKRVTEYQKGFDLKIEKISFEEAF
- a CDS encoding beta-lactamase family protein, with protein sequence MLSLEIRNDAQARVQSLLDRLTESGAERGLQVAAYLNGELVIDATSGVADAATGREVTPDTLFLAFSASKGVTATAIHLMVEEAGLSYDDRIAKFWPQFAANGKGDVTLRQVLSHSAGIPQMPGWITPESLGDWDRICEAIASYAPLWTPGTQSGYHAMTFGWILGEVLRRVDGRLLGHFVQEEIAAPLGLERLYFGVPAERDGEVAILESGPIRKKAMSVDALILKAIPIAVTPSPKVYNRPDVRQASIPAAGGVMTARALAKMYASLIGEVDGVRLFTPERMAAATALQFDALDPVLDETIPKALGYFLGTSGSPMSERRRAFGHPGAGGSIGFADPETGFAFALLKNRLIWESHTSPQTALQVAQEARAALGLA
- a CDS encoding cupin domain-containing protein → MAMMNLTKINASRSEHGAQGQALLAKGNTVAMRLWQDEQPGLDKPMSRRDYETVGYVLKGKAELHIEEQMLVLEPGDSWVVPRGAAHTYKILETFSAIEATSPPATQ